In the bacterium genome, ACCTGCTCGAAGTCGCGCTCCAGAAGAAGGCCGTGTTCGTGCAGGCATCCACTTCCGAGGTCTACGGCGACCCGCTGTTGCACCCGCAGGTCGAGTCATACTGGGGCAACGTGAACCCGGTCGGCCCGCGGTCGGTGTATGACGAGGCCAAACGCTTCGGCGAGGCCCTGATCATGGCGTATCATCGGAAGCACGGACTTGCCACGAGGATTGCCCGCATCTTCAATACCTATGGCCCGCGGATGCAGCTCGACGACGGCCGGATCGTGCCGACCCTGGTGGAACAGGCACTGAACGGCAAACCACTGACCGTGTATGGAACCGGACGCCAGACGCGGAGCTTCTGCTATGTATCCGACATGGTCGACGGTCTGTACCGGCTCGCATCATGCACCGACCCGACGCCGGTCAACCTCGGCAATCCCCGGGAATTCACGATCCTGCGCTTCGCCCAGCTCGTGAAGAAGCTGACCGGAACGAAGAACCCGCTGAAGTTCGAGCCGCTTCCCGAAGATGACCCGAAGCGCCGCCGGCCG is a window encoding:
- a CDS encoding UDP-glucuronic acid decarboxylase family protein codes for the protein MRAVVAGGAGFIGSHLCDYLIEREFEVLCLDNLVTGSRRNIAHLLDCPGFRFRQTDVTKRQSVPGRVDVVWNLASPASPKDYLAMPLETLAVGSSGTRNLLEVALQKKAVFVQASTSEVYGDPLLHPQVESYWGNVNPVGPRSVYDEAKRFGEALIMAYHRKHGLATRIARIFNTYGPRMQLDDGRIVPTLVEQALNGKPLTVYGTGRQTRSFCYVSDMVDGLYRLASCTDPTPVNLGNPREFTILRFAQLVKKLTGTKNPLKFEPLPEDDPKRRRPNISRAKRLLNWQPRVRLEQGLKQTIDWFRSAE